From a single Calothrix sp. NIES-2098 genomic region:
- a CDS encoding cobyric acid synthase, whose product MKSIMVVGTTSHAGKSLITTAICRILSRRGWRVAPFKGQNMALNAYVTASGGEIGYAQAVQAWAAGVVPWVEMNPILLKPQGDMTSQVILKGRPVGKVSATDYYEQYFELGWRTIEESLQHLGTEFDLLVCEGAGSPAEINLKHRDLTNMRVAKYLNAPTILVVDIDRGGAFAHIIGTLELLDQEERDLIKGIVINKFRGQRSILEPGIKWLEARTGIPVIGVIPYLEHLFPAEDSLDLLERKTHKSQADLDIAVLRLPRIANFTDFDPLESEPTVSVRYLSPKQELGHPDAVIIPGTKTTIADLILLQKSGMAEAIQHYAASGGTVLGICGGYQMLGQMIADPEGIEGQAGRYQGLNLLPIRTVITGQKIARQRQVSSNFPQMGLPVYGFEIHQGRSRIEQQADSQAFQPLFDDVNLGLVDSCQSVWGTYLHGIFDNGPWRRAWLNRLRQQRGLKSLPTGVANYREQREHTLDSLASEIENHLDLTPFLS is encoded by the coding sequence ATGAAATCAATTATGGTTGTGGGGACAACTTCCCACGCAGGGAAATCACTGATAACTACAGCTATTTGCCGCATTCTATCGCGGCGTGGCTGGCGAGTGGCTCCCTTTAAAGGTCAAAATATGGCTTTAAATGCTTATGTAACCGCTAGTGGTGGAGAAATTGGTTACGCCCAAGCAGTGCAAGCCTGGGCGGCGGGAGTTGTACCTTGGGTAGAAATGAATCCAATTTTATTGAAGCCCCAAGGAGATATGACCTCCCAAGTAATTCTTAAAGGCAGGCCTGTAGGTAAAGTCAGCGCGACAGACTACTACGAGCAATATTTTGAATTAGGTTGGCGAACAATTGAAGAATCGCTACAACATTTAGGTACAGAATTTGACTTGCTAGTTTGCGAAGGTGCTGGTAGTCCTGCGGAAATTAACCTCAAGCACCGCGATTTAACCAATATGCGGGTAGCAAAATATTTGAATGCACCTACTATACTCGTAGTTGATATTGACCGGGGTGGTGCATTTGCCCATATCATTGGCACCCTAGAGTTATTAGACCAGGAAGAACGGGATTTAATTAAAGGTATAGTAATTAACAAATTCCGCGGACAGCGCTCTATCTTAGAACCGGGAATCAAATGGTTAGAAGCGCGGACTGGTATCCCTGTAATCGGTGTGATACCTTACTTAGAACATCTGTTTCCGGCTGAAGATTCTCTCGACCTGTTAGAGAGAAAAACCCATAAAAGTCAAGCTGACCTTGATATTGCAGTCCTCCGCTTACCAAGAATTGCTAACTTTACTGACTTCGATCCTTTGGAATCAGAACCCACAGTATCAGTAAGATACTTAAGCCCTAAGCAAGAATTGGGTCATCCAGATGCAGTAATTATCCCAGGTACAAAGACAACGATTGCTGACTTGATTCTGCTACAAAAAAGCGGTATGGCAGAAGCGATACAACACTATGCTGCTTCTGGTGGTACAGTTTTAGGCATCTGCGGCGGCTACCAAATGCTAGGTCAGATGATCGCCGATCCAGAAGGGATAGAAGGACAAGCTGGTAGATATCAAGGGCTAAATTTATTACCAATCAGAACTGTAATTACCGGACAAAAAATCGCTCGCCAGCGCCAAGTTAGTTCAAACTTCCCGCAAATGGGTTTACCAGTCTATGGGTTTGAAATCCATCAAGGGCGATCGCGTATCGAACAGCAAGCAGATAGCCAAGCCTTCCAACCTCTATTTGATGATGTTAATTTAGGTTTGGTGGATAGTTGTCAATCAGTTTGGGGTACTTATCTCCACGGAATCTTTGACAATGGCCCTTGGAGACGCGCTTGGTTAAATCGCCTGCGCCAACAACGGGGGTTAAAATCTCTACCTACGGGTGTTGCTAATTATCGAGAACAGCGAGAGCATACTTTAGATTCTCTCGCCAGCGAAATTGAAAATCATTTAGACCTAACGCCCTTTTTATCCTAG
- a CDS encoding ferredoxin — MSVRVQFLPDDVTVNAEVGEALLEVADRAGIFIPTGCLMGTCHACTVELEDGDTIRACITAVPAGREQLTINLFSDPTW; from the coding sequence ATGAGTGTTCGCGTCCAGTTTTTACCAGATGATGTCACAGTCAATGCAGAAGTCGGAGAAGCCCTGTTAGAGGTTGCAGATCGGGCGGGGATATTTATTCCCACTGGCTGTCTGATGGGGACTTGTCATGCTTGCACTGTGGAATTAGAGGATGGAGATACTATCCGTGCTTGTATCACAGCCGTACCAGCAGGACGCGAACAATTAACAATTAATCTATTTAGCGACCCAACTTGGTGA